Proteins from one Geomonas agri genomic window:
- a CDS encoding bacteriohemerythrin — protein MFNTKWTSDLVIGIEDVDQCHKYVVKKINEAYDGFVTGTPPEDYLLDEILVYMSQCFDYEQMLMMDTCYPDFLAHRDEHELFRQRMIDVRTSRNAGGSLNINRLVILDHWVSRHIRECDTKLGAFVGELSASEARRQSA, from the coding sequence ATGTTTAACACGAAATGGACCTCAGATCTGGTGATCGGTATTGAAGACGTCGACCAGTGCCACAAGTACGTGGTGAAGAAGATAAACGAAGCCTATGACGGCTTTGTGACGGGTACGCCCCCTGAGGATTACCTTCTCGACGAAATCCTGGTCTACATGTCGCAGTGTTTCGACTACGAGCAGATGCTGATGATGGATACCTGCTACCCGGACTTCCTGGCGCACCGGGATGAACATGAGCTGTTCAGGCAGAGGATGATAGACGTCCGTACCTCTCGCAATGCGGGCGGGAGCCTGAACATCAACCGACTGGTCATCCTGGACCACTGGGTCAGCCGTCACATCCGTGAGTGCGATACCAAACTGGGGGCTTTCGTGGGGGAGCTCTCCGCGTCCGAGGCGAGGCGCCAGTCGGCGTGA